From Caretta caretta isolate rCarCar2 chromosome 14, rCarCar1.hap1, whole genome shotgun sequence, the proteins below share one genomic window:
- the PPP1R18 gene encoding phostensin: MASAQAPALPEWKLQLLERKRKEEEEARRREREQQDRMAKMPAWKREIIERRRAKQGSGASFSDPEGGGGGAGPPSAVVGLPSSGMGQEESAVLQEKIGPVHQNPFIQLEKRRKETAAPEAEPAGAKAKQLMELYSQRPGVRTLRADNVIIIESVPGAAPPGAERRAEAKSGSVESLNELLAQRGGSVTEIRAGEVFIVKSALSRSVEDLNSFGQSHGEADCQLGLPEQRRGRVSKLLSRFGQEDPPPHPLRSLSTENLADGSYERPLAARKPPGSAQRRSGTPSPPRDLPGLAPSPPPFTVASYRSQFEARSEAWPESPPRRSPTGKAWGREAASPERGARLDGGSPGLVVPGPRSREANSPDRGAWHCGNTLAMVPGPQGTEAASPERGTRGDGNAMAPGPRGREAASPERGARLGGGALAVGLGLQAREAASPERGARLGGSALAVGSGLQAREAASPERGARLGSGALVVGLGLQAREAASPERRDGAGDGSGAVIPGPPGREVASPDSGGRADNGDASSSGPPADTILDAEAQAKAVASLRLHSRNSFVVMPRRAAASPPPDPGEARQETSTSPPKAAAAPASTSSSSSPSREQLPLPASTEEPAEGEAMRRGGRGPRELGGPSALPHPAVQRRSGNTITINPRKAPAPAVENGVEGEGGPAAPEKAAGAPLKKRYPTAEEIQVIGGYLSLSKSCLAKNDPHRKKLKISFSESQLERTFQYPSEGSLLEEFGPPEESDVLASASPHGEDDEEEEELLLLHRGLPGVLRTKSLIVDESCRR, from the exons ATGGCGTCGGCTCAGGCACCGGCCCTGCCGGAGTGgaagctgcagctgctggagaggaagcggaaggaagaggaagaggcgCGACGTAGAGAGCGGGAGCAGCAGGACCGCATGGCCAAGATGCCAGCCTGGAAGCGGGAGATCATCGAACGCCGCCGCGCCAAGCAGGGCTCCGGCGCCTCTTTCTCGGACCCGGAGGGCGGTGGCGGCGGAGCAGGGCCCCCCTCAGCTGTGGTGGGGCTGCCCAGCTCCGGGATGGGCCAGGAGGAGAGCGCCGTGCTGCAGGAGAAGATTGGCCCGGTGCACCAGAATCCCTTCATCCAGCTGGAGAAGCGGCGCAAGGAGACGGCGGCGCCGGAGGCCGAGCCGGCTGGTGCCAAGGCCAAGCAGTTGATGGAGCTGTACAGCCAGCGCCCCGGGGTGAGGACCCTACGGGCCGACAACGTCATCATCATTGAGTCGGTGCCGGGAGCGGCGCCGCCGGGGGCCGAGCGGCGGGCCGAGGCCAAATCCGGCAGCGTGGAGTCCCTGAACGAGCTGCTGGCCCAGCGCGGCGGGAGCGTGACCGAGATCCGGGCCGGCGAAGTCTTCATTGTCAAATCGGCCCTCAGCCGCAGCGTGGAAGACCTCAACTCCTTCGGCCAAAGCCACGGCGAGGCCGATTGCCAGCTGGGGCTCCCGGAGCAACGCCGCGGGCGTGTCAGCAAGTTGCTAAGCCGCTTCGGCCAGGAGGACCCACCCCCGCACCCACTCAGGTCCCTCAGCACCGAGAACCTCGCCGATGGCTCCTACGAACGCCCCCTGGCGGCAAGGAAACCACCCGGCTCGGCCCAGCGCCGTAGTGGCACACCCAGCCCTCCCCGCGACCTGCCGGGCCTGGCCCCCTCGCCACCTCCCTTTACCGTGGCTTCCTACCGCAGCCAATTTGAAGCCAGGTCCGAGGCCTGGCCAGAGAGCCCTCCGAGGCGTTCCCCCACCGGCAAAGCGTGGGGCAGGGAGGCCGCCTCACCAGAGAGGGGAGCCAGGCTTGACGGTGGCAGCCCTGGCCTGGTGGTGCCGGGCCCTCGGAGCAGGGAGGCCAATTCACCGGACAGGGGAGCCTGGCACTGTGGAAACACATTGGCCATGGTGCCAGGGCCTCAAGGCACGGAGGCCGCCTCACCAGAAAGGGGAACTAGGGGTGATGGCAATGCCATGGCACCAGGACCGCGAGGCAGAGAAGCCGCCTCACCGGAGAGGGGAGCCAGGCTTGGCGGCGGTGCGTTGGCCGTGGGGCTGGGCCTACAAGCCAGAGAAGCCGCCTCACCGGAGAGGGGAGCCAGGCTTGGCGGCAGTGCGTTGGCCGTGGGATCGGGCCTACAAGCCAGAGAAGCCGCCTCACCGGAGAGGGGAGCCAGGCTTGGCAGCGGTGCGTTGGTGGTGGGGCTGGGCCTACAAGCCAGAGAAGCCGCCTCACCGGAGAGGCGTGACGGTGCTGGCGACGGCTCGGGTGCGGTGATACCGGGCCCACCGGGCAGAGAGGTCGCCTCTCCAGACAGTGGGGGTAGGGCAGACAACGGAGACGCCTCATCCTCAGGCCCACCTGCCGACACCATCTTGGATGCCGAGGCCCAGGCCAAAGCCGTGGCCAGCCTGCGTCTGCACTCGCGCAACTCCTTCGTGGTGATGCCGCGCCGGGCggccgcctcccctcccccagaccccGGTGAGGCTCGGCAGGAAACCAGCACTTCTCCTCCAAAGGCTGCCGCTGCTCCGgcctccacttcctcctcctcctcccctagcCGCGAGCAGCTTCCCCTCCCGGCCAGCACCGAGGAGCCGGCCGAGGGGGAGGCCATGAGGCGCGGGGGCCGGGGGCCCCGGGAGCTGGGgggcccctctgccctgccccacccggCCGTGCAGCGCCGGAGTGGCAACACCATCACCATCAATCCCCGCAAGGCGCCGGCGCCGGCCGTGGAGAACGGCGTGGAGGGCGAGGGGGGCCCCGCGGCGCCCGAGAAGGCGGCTGGCGCGCCACTGAAGAAGCGCTACCCGACGGCGGAGGAGATCCAGGTGATCGGGGGCTACCTGTCCCTGTCGAAATCCTGCCTGGCCAAGAACGACCCCCACCGCAAAAAG ttGAAGATCTCGTTCAGTGAGAGCCAGCTGGAGCGCACCTTCCAGTACCCATCCGAGGGGTCCCTGCTGGAGGAGTTTGGGCCCCCTGAGGAGTCGGACGTGCTGGCCTCTGCCAGCCCCCACGGGGAGGAtgacgaggaagaggaggagctgctgcttctCCATCGCGGCCTGCCGGGTGTGCTCAGGACCAAATCCCTCATCGTGG ATGAATCCTGCAGGCGGTAA